One Nicotiana tomentosiformis chromosome 1, ASM39032v3, whole genome shotgun sequence genomic window, aatcatgctagatatcatgcttAGGCTCTATGCTGATGTTGttaggacccatagaggtcattgCTTGctatcatctcactgatttcattgatatttcgtgctcagtcatattcatgcattcatatcatatctcagtctcagttgttacttattgatacatcatatcattgttccgggtcagttttcatgacattgtgagcccgtgggtgagactggagagattgatgactgagtgaggccgagagcctgattatgtgtaacagttatgggatcgggctgcacgccgcaacggttatattgatgattatgatagcgcttgggctgtaggagcccctccggagtctgtaacacacccccaaTGAGAGCGGATGAtactattgagggatggatttccctggacatggatttgtccgaagtacttactacctggagatggatttctccacagggttggatttcCCTTTTTCCTTGGTACTGGGtaacttatagtcagtgatgtatatgttctgggatggattttcttaggccgtatgggccatatacagtaccgagtggttgagcatgatgagtgaaaagtgagaagtagtgagattgagtactctgagagtgtgagtacatgattcatctctgagatacatggcattggcatgtacacatgacataaatatataaagatatatttttctcatgttgtacggtatcacgacATTCATgacttttacacacattgatatgtgacCATAGataggtatttcacacttgctatctggaaaggaaatgaaacatcttacttattttggaaaggatttttggaaaaatttacaGTTTTCAAATTATCTCATACTTTTCgacgatttcggtaaaggatttgggttttcactgttatTCTTGAAAAGCGAAACTATTTTTGTGAAATTGTGataaagctgagcattttatttctgaattGCTTCCTTATTTATATGCTCTACATTGTTATAAatagttgttggctattggtgttggacccgaccatattccagctcgtcactattttcaacctaaggttaggtttgttacttattgagtacatgggtccggttgtactcatactacacttcctgCACATTGCGTGTAGGTTTCAGATACctatgttgctgtgttcgatgggagatggattgaaagatgtacctgcgtccctgtTGTAGCTggctcttgttcatggtagccttagattttaaaactctatttatgtacttttcaaacagaaagtGTATTtagttcatatcagctttgtaaactctattcttaggagctcatgatttgtactaccagtctttggggaatgtataagattcagataattcctttgtttaattgtcttattaaaaaaattaattgaaattggatagttattagttggcatacctaatgggttgggttaggtgccatcacgactagtgaattttgggtcgtgacagtttaatATCTCCTCTTGGCGTGCCCATACAATACCCAACTCAGAAGTTAATGTTTGTATCTGTATCTGCTGATTTGCTACCTCAGTTTCAGCTATATTCAAACGTTCTTGTAAACCATGGCGGTAGCAACATCCTCTTTTGCCCTCCTAAGAGAGTCCTCTAATTCTGCTGTCCTCCTTTTTGTTGCTGTAGTTGTATTAGGCTTTGGACCATAGACAAGGCCTTTAATATATCCCGACCTCGTACCAAGTACATTATCAGCAATTTCATCAATAGTCATTGGATTCTCTTCAAAAACAGACCGAGCTCTCAAATCTCTCATTTTGTTCTACATAAAAATATTACATCACTTAAATTAATTATAAGATAGAATGAATACATGTGACATGTTACTAAAATATTACTTACGTAGTTAGTCTGAGCCTCTGGAGATGACCATCCTTTTTCACTCGAGTAATGGGTGCTTTTGTAGAACTCAATCCTATTTGACTCTACTCCTCCATGTTCATTCACACCCTACacaatatgaaaataatatgaaATATTACTAAAATATCATCTTAGTAATGAATATGGAGGGTGATTGAACCTCAACCACATTAACATGATTAGATTACAGGTTCAACAAAAGGTAATATATGTATTGTCTAATAGGATCGTGGTTCTTTATATTATGCAGCTATCCATTGTATAATGGAAAATTGGAAACTAGTTTTATGAGTTAATACAAGTCAGATGCAAGTTAGTAGAGATATAGTGTTATGCTTAATCAAAAGTTGAAAAAGACTCTTGTTCCCTTAAACAGAGATATAAAAGTATATGTATGTGACTTTTAATTTCATAAGCTTTTACAAGCAAGGAAAACTTGCAGTTATACCCTCCATGAAGTTTTATTAAGGCTATACAAATTTATATCTGCCTGAGGTACTAAAAGTTAATTAAACACCAGTGACTAACACTCATCTATTCATCTATTAACACGTATATATTTGAAGAACAAATGGCAAAAAATCAGTAGGAAAAATGATAGAAAGGAGACAAATAACAATACTAACTTTTAtattaaacataaactaaatagtgtccttttctttctcttttaagAAGACAaagaattgaagttataatttgAATTATGAATGAATAATGACAATACTTAAAAGTATGTGCAAGTAGAATTAGAAGTATACCAAACTCATTggccttcttttctttttttcaccATTTTGAATATTAAAAATGTCCCTTGAGATTTCACTCTTCGGCTACCAAGCAAAGGGATTGGAAAAGTTATAAAAAGTTAAAATAGTATAACTTACTATTTCAGCACGAGCAACTACAAAAGCTCTTGACCCCATGAAATGATTAGATTTCAGCTTTGTTCGATTGACCTTGTTTATCTCGCATCGTCTTTACAAAGAATATATAAATATaagtaaataaaattataatGACACAAATATGATGCTAAAGCTTATTATCATTTTGCACTATAAATTCTCAGATGTTAGCATAAAAGAGTGGACAGAAACTAAAGAACCACATCAAACTCTTCTCAAAGGTTGCATTTTACAGAGGCATTTAAAGGatccttttttctctttttttactTTCACTTTATTTTCTCACTCTTATTTGTATCTTCTGTAAATGCAGATTTTTGAAAGGTCTACTCATATCAATGTAAGCTATATCATCCATGACTGAATGTTGCAGCTACAAAGTAGAGAAAAATATGTTACTAAAAATATCTTGTGTACATTTTGTTCGTTCGTATACTTAATTAATTACAATTTTCTTTGAGAAATCGTGAATGTTATTTGCCAGGAAAAATTACGACGAGACAAATATGAATAGAAATTACCTTATGCTCTGGATTCGCCCACATATCACAGAGCctatttgtcacgatccaaattcccctccgtttgggtatcgtgatggcatctagtcttagggactaggtaagcctaacattaattgaaataataatattatttaaataacatccagcaatttgaaatagaaatttctTAAAAtctacaattcccaaaatcggtagtacaagtcataagtgtcacgacccaaaatctaaccatagtCATGATGACGCCTACCGTGTTATAAGGCAAGCCTAATtctcaaaatattactactaaaccgattataagaatttaaaaaaatattttaacatttaaatttttcataaactaaattaactctaaatataatatagaaaaatacggaaacgagccccaaacatcggggtgtcactaagtcatgagcgtctaaatctatgaactaagaaataaaactgtctaactgtcaatacaatccaaaagaagaaatgataaaaggagtgacaaggttctgcggacgctagcaactaccttgcaatctctacagata contains:
- the LOC104091118 gene encoding uncharacterized protein; this translates as MWANPEHKRRCEINKVNRTKLKSNHFMGSRAFVVARAEIGVNEHGGVESNRIEFYKSTHYSSEKGWSSPEAQTNYNKMRDLRARSVFEENPMTIDEIADNVLGTRSGYIKGLVYGPKPNTTTATKRRTAELEDSLRRAKEDVATAMVYKNV